tactgttagttttgtatttatttcttcttgttgttcTGTTTTCACCAGAAACAAAATGTtcataaaaaatgttatttattttaaccaTATGATCAATAATATCAGAATAATTTGTTGtttaaatgaataatatatgtatgtgtCTACTGGAGTCAATGACCAACCGCAATTATTAGACCAACAAGAATGAATAAAAGATTGTAAACTAATGTGCACATAACAATATAAGATGATATGTGATGCTTATCATCTTCTTGTTCTCATTACATTCCACAACTCTCCTATCTTTCTAGACATGACAAGAtcagttttcttcttcttgttcttcactgtctctcttctgcttcttcttgtGGCGGCTTCTGCAACCGCATCTTCAGGCAACACCACAAGTGGGTTTAGTTACGGTGGATGTGCTTCCGGACAAACCGTTGGAGAATGCATAACGGCGGTGGTTGAAGATGAGGAGGGAGTT
The DNA window shown above is from Raphanus sativus cultivar WK10039 unplaced genomic scaffold, ASM80110v3 Scaffold0487, whole genome shotgun sequence and carries:
- the LOC108810534 gene encoding protein RALF-like 27 translates to MICDAYHLLVLITFHNSPIFLDMTRSVFFFLFFTVSLLLLLVAASATASSGNTTSGFSYGGCASGQTVGECITAVVEDEEGVEAVVRRILQQQRRQLSYAALQKQPTCNGKIAGNCIGTANGGNAPCTYYNRCKRAT